A region from the Inhella inkyongensis genome encodes:
- a CDS encoding sensor histidine kinase, translating to MSAMTGATRAPQSPLLGVGAVMLGWSLVAVVLALSRSADLVRAGKDASLWLAWWGAWPSLLPHMVYSGLVAWILRTRPDLLQRPARLLLWGLLLTPLYAVLIRPLWLAIRFSTRGGDWSTYGAQLVAPQRTDLWLLSVVMLAGLAVQLSLAWLAHSRAQEEEALRVDEANLQLRLQLLQGQLEPHFMFNTLNSIAALVRGAEREVALGALTRLSELLRYSLRASQQQWVSVADELRFVDDYVALQRLRFGDALQWQAEVQPDEWSRWACPPLLLQPLVENAVRYGLESGEPGVIRFSVQGHAKRLQIELDNPRSADAHLMAGHGVGLSKTRERVQMLYGSQASLSTDAQPHHFHLTLNLPLRDLDGTLESSDR from the coding sequence ATGAGCGCGATGACCGGGGCTACACGGGCGCCGCAGTCTCCCTTGCTTGGGGTGGGGGCGGTGATGCTCGGCTGGAGCCTGGTGGCCGTGGTGCTGGCGCTGAGTCGCAGCGCAGACCTGGTGCGCGCCGGCAAGGACGCCAGCCTGTGGCTCGCGTGGTGGGGAGCATGGCCCTCGCTGCTGCCGCACATGGTCTACAGCGGTTTGGTGGCCTGGATATTGCGCACCCGGCCGGATTTGTTGCAGCGCCCGGCTCGGCTGCTGCTTTGGGGTTTGTTGCTGACGCCGCTCTATGCGGTGCTGATCCGACCGCTCTGGCTGGCCATCCGCTTCAGCACGCGGGGTGGGGATTGGTCGACATATGGCGCCCAATTGGTGGCCCCACAGCGCACGGACCTCTGGCTTCTGAGCGTCGTCATGCTGGCCGGTCTGGCGGTACAGCTGAGCTTGGCCTGGTTGGCCCACAGCCGCGCCCAAGAGGAAGAGGCCTTGCGTGTTGACGAGGCCAATCTGCAGTTGCGCCTGCAGCTGCTGCAGGGGCAGCTGGAACCGCACTTCATGTTCAACACCCTGAACAGCATTGCCGCTCTGGTGCGTGGGGCCGAGCGTGAGGTGGCCTTGGGGGCCCTCACCAGGCTCTCCGAGCTGTTGCGTTACTCGCTGCGGGCCAGCCAGCAGCAGTGGGTCAGCGTGGCCGACGAGCTGCGGTTCGTGGACGACTATGTGGCCCTGCAGCGCCTTCGCTTTGGTGACGCCCTGCAATGGCAGGCCGAGGTGCAGCCGGATGAATGGTCGCGATGGGCCTGTCCGCCGCTGCTGCTGCAGCCCCTGGTGGAGAACGCCGTGCGCTACGGCCTGGAGTCCGGCGAGCCGGGCGTCATCCGCTTCAGCGTGCAAGGCCACGCCAAGCGCTTGCAGATCGAGCTGGACAACCCCCGCAGTGCCGACGCCCACTTGATGGCGGGCCATGGCGTGGGCCTCAGCAAAACCCGTGAGCGGGTGCAGATGCTGTACGGGAGTCAGGCCAGCCTGAGCACCGATGCGCAGCCGCACCACTTTCATCTGACCCTCAACCTGCCGCTAAGAGATCTCGATGGCACCTTGGAAAGTTCTGATCGTTGA
- a CDS encoding TonB-dependent receptor, with amino-acid sequence MPRFALLSRLNPIAQAAGLCLGATLALSPLAALAQSNTTGTIVGRVEATAGTETQLLIENLATGAKRRVSAGADGRFQVSSLAPGRYRVSLVDGERTLRSQEVEVLIGVSAQANFVEAMERVTVIGGRRVIDVGATENGATFTAKQLAALPVTRNMDGIVQLAPQTAPADPRYRGASFGGGAATENAYYINGFPVTSAWAQFGSSELPFGAIAQAQVLTGGFGVEFGRSLGGVVNIITKSGGNEWEGGGRLSWAPNSLRAKRRDVFYPMTGKPEGATTDGTLRQRFSDSEQDVNSASVFLGGPLIENRLFGFLALEQQRTDSGQTRLSTAGTASDRWGWRDSVETTSRYVGRLDWNLHDDHRLELTLVGDNSTRKDDIRGYNYATGARGDTVNARLRYKNYDTVTPVGADLAVLKYNGQLSDDLSLSLTHGKSVSKHSLSSPDRDVYDSFSGLAPISAPPQNVPAGLVARNNSPFLTNSTIIPKGAKDEVVASRIDLDYRLGEHSLRAGWDRNEITAINNGRQRPGANVWAYLKSSQDPNTPITMSVGPRVAPASGGGFGTQGYYVLKSVFETTTDAGSKQSALFLEDKWQAGKDLQLTGGLRHETFSHTNGEGQEFLRIDHQWQPRFAAAWDVMGDASLKLYGSAGRYAVQTPNQVSERHASRSWNTRQYFTYTGIDAATGAPTGLTALTQPRSPNNELGQVKDPRTLVATNLRPSYQDELSLGFEKAVAKDYNLGAKITYRKLRTAIDDMCDTRPFTQWAARNSVTVSSHWTSTFSCMIFNPGLSNTFLMDLEGPGQYREVKLNPADFSGEDTGVAFPKAKRSYLALDLTAEHPLRNGWYGKVGYTYSRNRGNTEGQTNSDVGQTDVSKTQTWDFPEQMLGAYGPLPNQRTHQLKAFGYAEINAEWSVGANLLIASGRPKNCTGDANPASFDPYAYGGLFYCDGHLSPRGSRGKLPGERRLDLNLAYKPEFIKGLTARVDVYNVTNRQSVQAIDELYEDGSGGYSNTYGMPVGFTGPRTVTFSVSYERKF; translated from the coding sequence ATGCCCCGGTTTGCTTTGCTTTCCCGTCTCAATCCCATTGCCCAGGCCGCCGGCCTGTGCCTGGGCGCCACTCTGGCCCTGTCGCCGCTGGCGGCCCTGGCGCAGTCCAACACCACGGGCACCATCGTCGGCCGCGTCGAAGCCACGGCCGGCACCGAGACCCAACTCTTGATTGAAAACCTCGCCACCGGCGCCAAGCGCCGGGTGTCGGCCGGCGCCGACGGACGCTTCCAGGTCAGCTCTCTGGCCCCGGGGCGCTACCGTGTGTCCTTGGTCGATGGCGAGCGCACCCTGCGCAGCCAGGAGGTGGAGGTGCTGATCGGGGTGAGTGCCCAGGCCAATTTCGTCGAGGCCATGGAGCGCGTCACGGTGATCGGCGGCCGCCGCGTCATCGATGTCGGGGCGACGGAGAACGGCGCCACTTTCACGGCCAAGCAGTTGGCCGCCCTGCCGGTCACGCGCAATATGGATGGCATCGTGCAGCTGGCGCCGCAAACGGCGCCAGCCGACCCACGCTATCGCGGCGCCAGCTTCGGCGGCGGTGCGGCCACCGAAAACGCTTACTACATCAACGGCTTCCCGGTCACCAGTGCCTGGGCCCAGTTCGGTTCCAGCGAGCTGCCCTTCGGCGCCATTGCGCAGGCCCAGGTGTTGACTGGGGGGTTCGGCGTGGAATTCGGACGGTCGCTCGGTGGGGTGGTCAACATCATCACCAAGAGCGGTGGCAACGAATGGGAAGGCGGCGGCCGATTGAGCTGGGCTCCGAACAGCCTGAGAGCCAAGCGTCGCGATGTTTTCTACCCCATGACGGGCAAGCCCGAGGGCGCGACCACCGATGGCACTTTGCGCCAACGCTTCTCCGACAGCGAGCAGGATGTGAACAGCGCCAGCGTCTTCTTGGGCGGCCCGCTGATCGAGAACCGGCTGTTCGGCTTCCTGGCATTGGAGCAGCAGCGCACCGACAGCGGCCAGACCCGCCTGAGCACTGCCGGCACCGCCTCCGACCGTTGGGGCTGGCGTGATTCCGTGGAGACCACCAGCCGTTACGTCGGTCGCTTGGATTGGAATCTGCACGACGATCACCGACTGGAGCTGACCCTGGTGGGCGATAACAGCACCCGCAAGGACGACATTCGTGGCTACAACTACGCCACGGGTGCTCGCGGCGACACCGTCAACGCCCGCCTGCGTTACAAGAACTACGACACCGTCACCCCGGTGGGCGCCGACCTGGCGGTGTTGAAGTACAACGGGCAACTCAGCGACGACCTCAGCTTGTCGCTGACCCATGGCAAGAGCGTCAGCAAGCACAGCTTGAGCTCGCCGGATCGCGATGTGTACGACTCCTTCTCCGGCCTGGCGCCGATCTCGGCGCCGCCGCAGAACGTTCCCGCCGGTCTGGTGGCGCGCAACAACAGCCCCTTCCTCACCAACTCCACCATCATCCCCAAGGGGGCCAAGGATGAGGTCGTGGCCTCGCGCATCGACCTGGACTACCGCTTGGGCGAGCACAGCCTGCGCGCCGGCTGGGATCGCAACGAGATCACCGCCATCAACAACGGTCGCCAGCGTCCGGGCGCCAATGTCTGGGCTTATCTGAAGAGCAGCCAAGACCCCAACACCCCGATCACGATGAGCGTGGGCCCGCGGGTGGCGCCGGCCAGTGGTGGCGGCTTCGGTACTCAGGGCTATTACGTGCTCAAGAGCGTGTTCGAGACCACTACCGATGCGGGGTCCAAGCAATCGGCCCTGTTCCTGGAAGACAAGTGGCAGGCCGGCAAGGACCTGCAGCTGACCGGCGGTCTGCGCCACGAGACTTTCAGCCACACCAATGGCGAGGGCCAGGAATTTCTACGCATCGATCATCAGTGGCAGCCGCGTTTTGCCGCCGCCTGGGACGTGATGGGCGACGCCAGTCTCAAGCTCTACGGCAGCGCCGGTCGCTATGCGGTGCAAACCCCCAACCAGGTGAGTGAGCGCCACGCCAGCCGCAGCTGGAACACGCGCCAGTACTTCACCTACACCGGCATCGATGCCGCCACCGGCGCCCCCACCGGGCTGACGGCCCTGACCCAGCCGCGTTCGCCCAACAACGAGCTGGGCCAGGTGAAGGACCCGCGCACCCTGGTGGCGACGAATCTTCGCCCCAGCTACCAGGACGAGCTGAGCCTGGGCTTTGAGAAGGCGGTGGCCAAGGACTACAACCTGGGTGCCAAGATCACCTACCGCAAGCTGCGCACCGCCATCGACGACATGTGCGACACCCGCCCCTTTACCCAATGGGCGGCGCGCAACTCGGTCACGGTGTCCAGCCACTGGACCAGTACCTTCTCCTGCATGATCTTCAACCCCGGGCTGTCCAACACATTCCTGATGGACTTGGAGGGGCCGGGCCAGTACCGCGAGGTCAAGCTGAATCCGGCCGACTTCAGCGGCGAAGACACCGGCGTGGCCTTCCCCAAGGCCAAGCGCAGCTATCTCGCGCTGGACCTGACGGCCGAGCATCCGCTGCGCAATGGCTGGTACGGCAAAGTGGGCTACACCTATTCGCGCAACCGCGGCAATACCGAGGGCCAGACCAACTCGGACGTGGGCCAGACCGATGTGTCCAAGACCCAGACCTGGGACTTCCCGGAGCAGATGCTGGGCGCCTATGGCCCCTTGCCCAACCAGCGCACCCATCAGCTCAAGGCCTTTGGCTATGCCGAGATCAATGCCGAATGGAGCGTGGGTGCCAACCTGCTGATTGCCTCGGGCCGGCCGAAGAATTGCACCGGCGATGCCAACCCAGCGTCCTTTGACCCCTATGCCTATGGCGGGCTGTTCTATTGCGATGGCCACCTGAGCCCACGCGGCAGCCGCGGCAAGCTGCCAGGTGAACGCCGCCTGGACCTGAACCTGGCCTACAAGCCCGAGTTCATCAAGGGCCTGACGGCGCGTGTGGATGTCTACAACGTCACCAACCGCCAGAGCGTGCAGGCGATTGACGAGCTCTACGAAGACGGCAGCGGCGGCTATAGCAACACTTATGGCATGCCGGTGGGCTTCACCGGCCCGCGCACGGTGACCTTCTCGGTGAGCTACGAACGCAAGTTCTAA
- a CDS encoding XdhC family protein, translating to MEDLDTLVLRQAAQWRDGGLAAVLVTVARTWGSSPRPPGSLMAINARGETVGSVSGGCIEDDLIQRIRDEGIDAVCARQRPVLLRYGVSADQAHRFGLPCGGTVELVLEPLQAHSLIPELLAACTARQSVERRLHLTSGQVSLRPADADGLPRQEGEEFITPFGPRARLLLIGAGDLARFMAEMAGSLGFEVLVCDPRAEQQASWNLPGVTVSPEMPDDLVQRMRPDARTAVVALTHDPKIDDLALMEALQSEAFYVAAIGSRRTALLRRERLAQHFGMNAKALERLRSPAGLYIGSKTPAEIALSIMAELVACKNGVTLPPQAQVEGGKAAQAPQKGLRGTA from the coding sequence ATGGAAGACCTTGACACCCTGGTTCTGCGCCAGGCCGCCCAGTGGCGGGATGGCGGCCTGGCCGCCGTCCTGGTGACGGTGGCGCGCACCTGGGGCTCATCGCCCCGGCCACCGGGCTCGCTGATGGCCATCAATGCCCGTGGCGAGACCGTGGGTTCGGTGTCCGGTGGGTGCATTGAGGACGATCTGATCCAACGCATCCGCGATGAGGGCATTGACGCGGTCTGCGCACGGCAGCGCCCGGTGCTGCTGCGCTACGGCGTCTCGGCCGATCAGGCCCACCGCTTTGGCCTGCCCTGCGGCGGCACGGTGGAGTTGGTGCTGGAGCCGCTGCAGGCACACAGCCTGATCCCGGAGCTGCTGGCCGCTTGCACGGCGCGCCAGAGTGTCGAGCGCCGCCTGCATCTGACCAGCGGGCAGGTGAGCCTGCGGCCAGCAGACGCCGATGGCCTGCCGCGCCAGGAGGGCGAGGAATTCATCACCCCCTTCGGTCCGCGCGCACGTCTGCTGCTGATTGGTGCGGGGGACTTGGCCCGCTTCATGGCCGAGATGGCCGGCAGCCTGGGATTTGAGGTGCTGGTTTGTGATCCACGCGCCGAGCAACAGGCCAGCTGGAATCTGCCAGGCGTGACCGTGAGCCCCGAGATGCCCGACGACCTCGTGCAGCGCATGCGTCCCGACGCCCGCACCGCCGTCGTCGCCCTCACCCACGACCCCAAGATCGACGACCTGGCTCTGATGGAGGCGCTGCAGTCCGAGGCCTTCTATGTCGCCGCCATCGGTTCGCGCCGGACGGCCCTGCTGCGCCGCGAGCGCCTGGCCCAGCACTTCGGCATGAACGCCAAGGCGCTGGAGCGCCTGCGCAGCCCGGCGGGGCTTTACATCGGCAGCAAGACGCCGGCCGAGATCGCCCTGTCCATCATGGCCGAGCTGGTGGCCTGCAAGAACGGCGTCACCCTGCCGCCGCAGGCCCAGGTCGAGGGCGGCAAGGCCGCGCAGGCCCCGCAGAAGGGCTTGCGCGGAACAGCCTAG
- a CDS encoding questin oxidase family protein — MNSTAPVAAATTPRTTLHRLLKDALAFGPHYDGAMSNHLPMALHAAWELGASEARLQALFAHESGKLEPAPATQPLPALARQPQGWLAWRGQREAYPVLLAYFRERLAGASADAVLTEHLPALLPGWHAFAFHGLIRTAHAYEAGLQDELAAALATWAAWYETLPPGQAPEARLALADWVTAWRADAGGWRSDLPMITWRVQAATLSPCYTRWAEALAPAPNLAERVDELQDLALHIYLHSRNFTVLHLITGLRALRVLLPLLPANGAHEALQDILARALLTGWLAARLQWLPEEAMPQPLPDWASLKADALTRSDEHVIKLAHACWQEDGRRPDPRWRQAVRLLLAHGHGRPATAS; from the coding sequence ATGAACTCCACCGCCCCTGTCGCCGCGGCCACCACGCCGCGGACCACCCTGCACCGCCTGCTGAAAGATGCGCTGGCCTTTGGGCCGCACTATGACGGCGCCATGAGCAACCACCTGCCCATGGCCCTGCATGCGGCCTGGGAACTGGGCGCCAGCGAGGCCCGTTTGCAAGCCCTGTTCGCCCATGAAAGCGGCAAGCTAGAGCCGGCGCCCGCAACCCAACCCCTGCCCGCACTGGCCCGCCAACCGCAGGGCTGGTTGGCTTGGCGCGGGCAGCGCGAGGCCTATCCGGTGTTGCTGGCCTACTTCCGCGAGCGCCTGGCGGGCGCCAGCGCGGATGCCGTCCTGACCGAGCATTTGCCAGCCTTGCTGCCGGGTTGGCATGCCTTCGCCTTCCACGGACTGATCCGCACCGCCCATGCCTATGAGGCGGGCCTGCAAGACGAGTTGGCGGCCGCCCTGGCCACCTGGGCGGCCTGGTACGAAACCCTGCCCCCGGGCCAAGCGCCCGAAGCACGCCTGGCACTGGCCGACTGGGTGACGGCTTGGCGGGCGGATGCGGGGGGCTGGCGCAGCGACCTGCCCATGATCACCTGGCGGGTGCAGGCGGCCACCCTGAGCCCCTGCTACACCCGCTGGGCCGAGGCCCTGGCACCGGCGCCAAACCTGGCTGAGCGGGTTGACGAGCTACAGGACCTGGCCCTGCACATTTATCTGCACAGCCGCAACTTCACGGTGCTGCACCTCATCACCGGCCTGCGCGCTCTAAGGGTTCTGCTGCCCCTGCTCCCGGCGAACGGCGCCCACGAAGCGCTGCAGGACATCCTGGCGCGCGCGCTGCTCACCGGCTGGCTGGCCGCGCGCCTGCAATGGCTGCCGGAAGAGGCCATGCCCCAACCTCTGCCGGACTGGGCCAGCCTGAAGGCGGACGCGCTGACGCGCAGCGACGAGCACGTGATCAAGCTGGCCCACGCCTGCTGGCAAGAAGATGGACGCCGGCCGGACCCGCGCTGGCGTCAGGCGGTGCGGCTCTTGCTGGCGCATGGCCATGGTCGCCCGGCCACGGCCTCTTGA
- a CDS encoding sensor histidine kinase → MNVSPPPASASAWTAWRFVAAVVALWSTVSLTLSWSQYQDLTQLGQTPSFGYLLLQYWVATLMQMLFTLAVGLLLQRHPDWVKHPVRLVVGALVAIPLYLAVATPTSIFLLLVAKGKPLSGWWPALQQWPAVNLYVDMVTAAGVMSLLLGWSFWRQAQARRQQVLQARAENLRLRLHLLQGQLEPHFMFNTLNSIAALVRGADRAVALAALSRLSELLRYSLRASQRRWVSVADELGFMADYVALQRLRFGDSLQWQQQLQPLDWARWACPPLLLQPLIEAAIRQGLESAAQAPVTLVMSRQAECLVLQLRQRPLDSTGSVCTFLPEVQAALERVQERVRVLYGDAAAWQCHPSDVGFDWQLSWPLRDLDDLGEASA, encoded by the coding sequence ATGAATGTGTCACCACCCCCCGCAAGCGCCTCGGCCTGGACCGCCTGGCGATTCGTGGCGGCCGTGGTGGCGCTGTGGTCCACCGTCTCGCTCACTCTCAGTTGGAGCCAGTACCAGGACTTGACCCAGCTGGGCCAGACCCCCTCCTTTGGCTATTTGCTGCTGCAGTACTGGGTGGCTACTTTGATGCAGATGCTGTTCACCTTGGCGGTGGGCTTGCTGCTGCAGCGTCATCCCGACTGGGTGAAGCATCCTGTGCGGCTGGTTGTTGGCGCCTTGGTCGCGATTCCGCTCTATCTCGCGGTGGCCACGCCGACTTCGATCTTCCTGCTGCTGGTGGCCAAGGGGAAACCGCTCTCGGGTTGGTGGCCGGCGCTGCAGCAATGGCCCGCGGTGAACCTGTATGTGGACATGGTGACGGCGGCCGGGGTGATGTCGCTGCTGCTGGGCTGGAGCTTCTGGCGCCAGGCCCAGGCGCGACGCCAGCAGGTGCTGCAGGCTCGGGCCGAGAACCTGCGCCTGCGTCTGCATCTGCTGCAGGGGCAGTTGGAGCCGCACTTCATGTTCAACACCTTGAACAGCATTGCGGCCTTGGTTCGGGGGGCCGACCGTGCGGTGGCTCTGGCGGCGCTGAGCCGGCTCTCGGAGTTGTTGCGTTATTCCCTGCGGGCCAGCCAGCGCCGCTGGGTCAGCGTGGCCGATGAACTGGGCTTTATGGCCGACTATGTGGCCCTGCAGCGCCTGCGCTTTGGCGACAGCCTTCAGTGGCAGCAGCAGTTGCAGCCCCTGGACTGGGCGCGCTGGGCGTGTCCGCCGTTGTTGCTGCAGCCGCTCATCGAGGCCGCAATCCGACAGGGCCTGGAGTCGGCTGCACAGGCCCCTGTCACCTTGGTCATGAGCCGGCAGGCCGAGTGTTTGGTCTTGCAGCTGAGACAGCGTCCTCTCGACTCCACGGGTTCGGTCTGCACCTTTTTGCCCGAGGTGCAAGCTGCCTTGGAGCGGGTGCAGGAGCGCGTGCGGGTTCTCTATGGCGACGCTGCGGCCTGGCAGTGCCATCCGTCCGACGTGGGATTTGACTGGCAGCTGAGCTGGCCCCTGCGCGACCTGGACGATTTGGGTGAGGCCTCGGCATGA
- a CDS encoding M28 family peptidase, producing MQSPLTLTVSLLLCLASALPVAAEPTPVQEGSLRAHLALLASDLFEGRGTGQRGGDLTVAYLETQAQVLGLQPAAPGGSYRQAVRLLGTRTLQAQSPLHIEGGQAAAPLLKFGTDWVYASANGQALNTFADELVFAGYGIHAPEERWDDFKGQDLRGKLLIVLANDPYATEAEPHRFAGKAMTIYGRRGYKAEEALRRGAKGVLVLHTEASTLTSWGVVSQGTLGEQFQLDGANPGLPLQGWISEPAARQLFTAAGLDLDALRAQAETREFQPVALGLRVRGEVHSALRRLEQFNVAGLVPGHDPKLRDELVIYTAHWDHLGVTTNERGETQIFNGAVDNASGTAALLAMAQAAVRQPARRSQMFLWVAAEEQGLLGSAWYTQQPLWPLSRTAANLNLDTLNFVGRTRDIGAHGAERSDLGALAAQVAGTMGLSIAPPRVDVGGYFFRSDHFSFAKAGVPAFSVSSGGQYLDASPAVAEKRRAYSQRYHQPSDRYDPSWDLAGMREQAQYTLNLGRAVADAEALPVWRAGDPFGAVKR from the coding sequence ATGCAAAGCCCCCTCACGCTGACCGTTTCGCTGCTGCTCTGTTTAGCAAGTGCTTTGCCCGTGGCGGCGGAGCCCACTCCCGTCCAAGAGGGCAGCCTGCGCGCCCACCTGGCGCTGCTGGCGTCGGACCTGTTCGAGGGCCGAGGCACCGGCCAGCGCGGCGGGGATCTGACCGTCGCCTACTTGGAGACCCAGGCCCAGGTGCTGGGTCTGCAGCCGGCCGCGCCGGGCGGCAGCTACCGGCAGGCGGTGCGTTTGCTGGGCACGCGCACCTTGCAGGCGCAAAGCCCGCTGCACATTGAGGGCGGGCAGGCGGCAGCGCCGCTGCTGAAGTTCGGCACGGATTGGGTCTATGCCAGTGCCAACGGACAGGCCCTCAACACTTTTGCCGACGAGCTGGTGTTTGCCGGCTACGGCATCCATGCACCCGAGGAGCGCTGGGACGACTTCAAGGGCCAGGACCTGCGCGGCAAGTTGTTGATCGTGTTGGCCAACGACCCTTACGCCACCGAGGCCGAACCCCATCGCTTCGCCGGCAAGGCCATGACGATCTACGGCCGCCGGGGCTACAAGGCCGAGGAGGCCTTGCGCCGTGGTGCCAAGGGCGTGCTGGTGCTGCACACCGAGGCCTCGACCTTGACTTCTTGGGGTGTGGTCAGCCAAGGCACTTTGGGTGAGCAGTTCCAGCTTGACGGCGCCAACCCCGGCCTGCCCCTGCAGGGTTGGATCAGCGAGCCGGCGGCCCGCCAGCTCTTTACCGCCGCTGGCCTGGACCTGGATGCGTTGCGCGCCCAGGCCGAGACCCGTGAGTTCCAACCCGTGGCGCTGGGCCTGCGCGTGCGCGGCGAGGTTCATTCGGCGCTGCGACGCCTGGAGCAGTTCAATGTGGCTGGCCTGGTGCCGGGCCACGACCCCAAGCTCAGGGATGAGTTGGTGATCTACACCGCGCATTGGGATCACCTGGGCGTCACGACGAATGAGCGCGGCGAGACGCAGATCTTCAACGGCGCGGTGGACAACGCCTCGGGCACGGCCGCGCTGCTGGCCATGGCCCAGGCCGCCGTGCGCCAGCCGGCACGGCGCAGCCAGATGTTTCTGTGGGTGGCGGCCGAAGAGCAGGGCCTGCTGGGCAGCGCCTGGTACACCCAGCAGCCGCTCTGGCCCCTGAGCCGCACCGCCGCCAACCTCAATCTGGACACGCTCAACTTCGTCGGCCGCACGCGCGACATTGGCGCCCATGGCGCCGAGCGCAGCGATCTGGGCGCCTTGGCCGCGCAGGTGGCCGGCACGATGGGCCTGAGCATCGCGCCGCCGCGCGTCGATGTGGGCGGCTACTTTTTCCGCAGCGACCACTTCAGCTTTGCCAAGGCGGGCGTGCCGGCCTTTTCGGTCAGCAGCGGCGGCCAGTACCTCGATGCCTCACCCGCCGTGGCCGAAAAGCGCCGCGCCTACAGCCAGCGCTACCACCAGCCCAGCGACCGCTACGACCCGAGCTGGGATCTGGCCGGCATGCGCGAGCAAGCTCAGTACACCCTGAACCTGGGCCGCGCGGTGGCCGATGCCGAAGCCCTGCCGGTTTGGCGGGCGGGTGACCCCTTTGGCGCGGTGAAGCGCTGA
- a CDS encoding nuclear transport factor 2 family protein — protein sequence MKTWILCLALLTPPAFAQAPRPTLAERSAQTEAVAKAYFEAYIARDWDRLEPLLDEQARFDDATAHLVFGAVGKQGKLELMKAFRETHAGIHAMHFHPQSQFASGEHMVFVGELEWSLALPDGLVVDTRMPFVVRLQVRDGRVLEHQDTADYKPFATALRAARAKKLQAGG from the coding sequence ATGAAAACCTGGATCCTCTGCCTCGCCCTGCTCACCCCACCCGCCTTTGCACAGGCGCCTCGTCCCACCCTGGCCGAACGCTCGGCCCAGACCGAAGCCGTGGCCAAGGCCTATTTCGAGGCCTACATCGCGCGCGACTGGGACCGGTTGGAGCCTTTGCTGGACGAACAGGCGCGCTTTGACGACGCCACCGCCCATCTGGTGTTCGGCGCCGTGGGCAAGCAGGGCAAGCTTGAGTTGATGAAGGCCTTCCGCGAGACCCATGCCGGCATCCATGCCATGCACTTTCACCCGCAGAGCCAGTTCGCCTCGGGCGAGCACATGGTCTTCGTGGGCGAACTGGAGTGGAGCCTGGCCCTGCCCGACGGCTTGGTGGTGGACACCCGCATGCCCTTTGTGGTGCGCCTGCAGGTGCGCGATGGCAGGGTGCTGGAGCACCAGGACACGGCGGACTACAAACCCTTCGCCACAGCCCTGCGCGCCGCCCGCGCCAAGAAGCTTCAGGCCGGCGGGTAA
- a CDS encoding LytR/AlgR family response regulator transcription factor — protein MAPWKVLIVDDEALARSNLQLALADLADWQVVGLCASAAEARVAMVQQTPDLVLLDIQMPRQHGLSFAAELAALPQPPLVVFVTAHDEHALAAFEVHAIDYLLKPVDDERLSQALARAAALLGRAQQGDYAQGLGALVQERQALANQQHIPALNQLVVRSVGQIERVAVSELRWLASAGNYVQLHLPGRRLLHRATLSALEERLPPGEFLRVHRTALVRPGELQSLAVVGDGVYEATLRGGDTVPVSERHVGAVRALFEGRT, from the coding sequence ATGGCACCTTGGAAAGTTCTGATCGTTGACGACGAGGCCTTGGCCCGCTCCAACCTGCAGTTGGCGCTGGCCGATCTGGCCGATTGGCAGGTCGTTGGCCTGTGTGCCAGCGCCGCCGAGGCCCGCGTGGCCATGGTGCAGCAGACCCCGGATCTGGTGCTGCTGGACATCCAGATGCCGCGCCAGCATGGCCTGTCTTTCGCCGCGGAGTTGGCCGCGCTGCCGCAGCCGCCACTGGTGGTCTTTGTCACGGCCCACGATGAGCACGCGCTGGCGGCCTTTGAGGTTCATGCCATCGACTACCTGCTCAAGCCGGTGGACGACGAGCGTCTCTCGCAGGCCTTGGCACGCGCTGCGGCCTTGTTGGGTCGGGCTCAGCAAGGGGACTATGCGCAGGGGCTGGGGGCCCTGGTGCAGGAGCGCCAAGCCCTGGCGAATCAGCAGCACATACCGGCCCTGAACCAGTTGGTGGTGCGTTCGGTGGGGCAGATCGAGCGCGTGGCGGTGAGTGAGCTCCGCTGGTTGGCTTCGGCCGGCAACTACGTTCAGCTGCACCTGCCAGGGCGCCGCCTGCTGCACCGCGCCACCCTGAGTGCGCTGGAGGAGCGCCTGCCGCCCGGTGAGTTTCTGCGGGTGCACCGCACCGCCCTGGTGAGGCCGGGGGAGTTGCAGTCTCTGGCGGTGGTGGGCGATGGGGTCTATGAGGCGACGCTGCGGGGTGGCGACACAGTGCCCGTGAGCGAACGCCATGTCGGCGCGGTGCGCGCACTTTTCGAAGGGCGAACCTGA